One part of the Denticeps clupeoides chromosome 16, fDenClu1.1, whole genome shotgun sequence genome encodes these proteins:
- the tox3 gene encoding TOX high mobility group box family member 3 isoform X1: protein MDVRFYPSAGGNVIPGDPASLDFSHCLGYYSYNKFGNNNNYMNMAEANGALLAGSDTFHTPSLGDEEFEIPPITPPPETEPSLGLSEGDSSFPSLPEPPTQHRGPFTPQFPPQSLDLPSITISRNLMDQEVGSINSSLPVNIGQAHLRQYNPNPAMVMRSIINMNNPNGMMSRNQLTTINQSQLSAQLGLNMTGPNIAHTSPSPPASKSATPSPSSSINEDDADEGNRQMIGEKRPAPDAGKKPKTPKKKKKKDPNEPQKPVSAYALFFRDTQAAIKGQNPNATFGEVSKIVASMWDGLGEEQKQVYKSKTEAAKKEYLKALAAYRASLVSKAAAESAEAQTIRSVQQTLASTSLSPALVMPSPLSQHPSMSAASQALQQALPRAIAPKPLQMRVGGNQIVTSVTVAHQNMPSGLPSQLLGQMGGGGGAMGGGPQGGAVSQMSPPMSSVQQHTALQQMQQQQQMQQHLQHHQMQQQQMHHQQIQQQMQQQHFQHHLQQQLQQHHMQQQQQQQQQMQLQHMQMQQLHQQQMQHLQQQQQQQQQQQQQQSQCSPAQHSPSNPHSTSLGSPTPATPQPHPSQIQAHAQVLSQVSIY, encoded by the exons ACATTCCACACCCCCAGCCTTGGAGATGAGGAGTTCGAGATCCCCCCTATCACCCCTCCTCCAGAGACAGAGCCCAGCCTGGGTCTGTCAGAAGGAGACTCGTCCTTCCCCAGTTTGCCCGAACCTCCAACCCAGCACAGAGGACCGTTCACTCCCCAGTTCCCTCCTCAGAGCCTGGACCTGCCCTCCATCACCATCTCCCGCAACCTGATGGACCAAGAAGTGGGCTCTATCAACAGCAGCTTGCCTGTG AACATTGGACAAGCTCACCTGCGCCAGTATAATCCCAACCCTGCTATGGTTATGAGGTCCATCATCAACATGAACAACCCGAATGGCATGATGTCAAGAAACCAGCTGACTACCATCAACCAATCCCAGCTCAGCGCTCAGCTAGGCTTGAACATGACAGGGCCGAACATTGCCCACACGTCCCCATCTCCACCTGCCAGCAAGTCAgccacaccttcaccatcaagCTCCATCAATGAAGATGACGCTGACGAAGGCAACCGG cagatGATTGGAGAAAAGCGCCCAGCTCCAGATGCTGGCAAGAAGCCTAAGACacccaagaagaagaaaaagaaggaccCAAATGAGCCCCAGAAGCCTGTTTCCGCATATGCCCTGTTCTTCAGGGATACTCAAGCTGCTATTAAAGGACAGAATCCCAATGCCACATTTGGAGAAGTCTCCAAAATAGTGGCCTCCATGTGGGATGGACTGGGAGAGGAACAGAAGCAG GTCTACAAAAGCAAAACAGAAGCTGCCAAAAAGGAATATTTAAAAGCCCTCGCTGCATACCGCGCCAGCCTGGTCTCAAAG GCGGCAGCAGAGTCTGCAGAAGCCCAGACCATCCGCTCGGTCCAGCAGACCTTGGCCTCCACAAGCCTGTCTCCAGCACTGGTGATGCCCTCTCCTCTGTCCCAGCACCCCTCCATGTCAGCAGCATCTCAGGCTCTTCAGCAGGCCCTGCCCAGAGCCATTGCCCCTAAACCACTGCAGATGAGGGTGGGTGGAAACCAAATAGTCACTTCAGTGACAGTGGCCCACCAGAACATGCCTTCTGGCCTGCCCTCGCAGCTGCTGGGGCAGATGGGAGGTGGAGGCGGGGCTATGGGAGGCGGGCCTCAGGGAGGAGCCGTCTCACAGATGAGCCCGCCCATGTCGTCGGTGCAGCAGCACACGGCCCTGCAgcaaatgcagcagcagcagcagatgcagcAGCACCTGCAGCACCAccagatgcagcagcagcagatgcacCACCAGCAGATCCAGCAGCAGATGCAGCAGCAACATTTCCAACAtcatctccagcagcagctgcagcagcatcacatgcagcaacagcagcagcagcagcagcaaatgcAGCTCCAGCACATGCAGATGCAGCAGTTGCACCAGCAGCAGATGcagcatctccagcagcagcagcagcagcagcagcagcagcagcagcagcagtcccAGTGTTCCCCAGCACAGCACTCCCCCAGCAATCCCCACTCCACCTCTCTGGGAAGCCCCACGCCGGCCACTCCTCAGCCCCACCCCTCTCAGATCCAGGCCCATGCCCAGGTCCTGTCCCAAGTCAGCATCTA
- the tox3 gene encoding TOX high mobility group box family member 3 isoform X2 — protein MDVRFYPSAGGNVIPGDPASLDFSHCLGYYSYNKFGNNNNYMNMAEANGALLAGSDTFHTPSLGDEEFEIPPITPPPETEPSLGLSEGDSSFPSLPEPPTQHRGPFTPQFPPQSLDLPSITISRNLMDQEVGSINSSLPVNIGQAHLRQYNPNPAMVMRSIINMNNPNGMMSRNQLTTINQSQLSAQLGLNMTGPNIAHTSPSPPASKSATPSPSSSINEDDADEGNRMIGEKRPAPDAGKKPKTPKKKKKKDPNEPQKPVSAYALFFRDTQAAIKGQNPNATFGEVSKIVASMWDGLGEEQKQVYKSKTEAAKKEYLKALAAYRASLVSKAAAESAEAQTIRSVQQTLASTSLSPALVMPSPLSQHPSMSAASQALQQALPRAIAPKPLQMRVGGNQIVTSVTVAHQNMPSGLPSQLLGQMGGGGGAMGGGPQGGAVSQMSPPMSSVQQHTALQQMQQQQQMQQHLQHHQMQQQQMHHQQIQQQMQQQHFQHHLQQQLQQHHMQQQQQQQQQMQLQHMQMQQLHQQQMQHLQQQQQQQQQQQQQQSQCSPAQHSPSNPHSTSLGSPTPATPQPHPSQIQAHAQVLSQVSIY, from the exons ACATTCCACACCCCCAGCCTTGGAGATGAGGAGTTCGAGATCCCCCCTATCACCCCTCCTCCAGAGACAGAGCCCAGCCTGGGTCTGTCAGAAGGAGACTCGTCCTTCCCCAGTTTGCCCGAACCTCCAACCCAGCACAGAGGACCGTTCACTCCCCAGTTCCCTCCTCAGAGCCTGGACCTGCCCTCCATCACCATCTCCCGCAACCTGATGGACCAAGAAGTGGGCTCTATCAACAGCAGCTTGCCTGTG AACATTGGACAAGCTCACCTGCGCCAGTATAATCCCAACCCTGCTATGGTTATGAGGTCCATCATCAACATGAACAACCCGAATGGCATGATGTCAAGAAACCAGCTGACTACCATCAACCAATCCCAGCTCAGCGCTCAGCTAGGCTTGAACATGACAGGGCCGAACATTGCCCACACGTCCCCATCTCCACCTGCCAGCAAGTCAgccacaccttcaccatcaagCTCCATCAATGAAGATGACGCTGACGAAGGCAACCGG atGATTGGAGAAAAGCGCCCAGCTCCAGATGCTGGCAAGAAGCCTAAGACacccaagaagaagaaaaagaaggaccCAAATGAGCCCCAGAAGCCTGTTTCCGCATATGCCCTGTTCTTCAGGGATACTCAAGCTGCTATTAAAGGACAGAATCCCAATGCCACATTTGGAGAAGTCTCCAAAATAGTGGCCTCCATGTGGGATGGACTGGGAGAGGAACAGAAGCAG GTCTACAAAAGCAAAACAGAAGCTGCCAAAAAGGAATATTTAAAAGCCCTCGCTGCATACCGCGCCAGCCTGGTCTCAAAG GCGGCAGCAGAGTCTGCAGAAGCCCAGACCATCCGCTCGGTCCAGCAGACCTTGGCCTCCACAAGCCTGTCTCCAGCACTGGTGATGCCCTCTCCTCTGTCCCAGCACCCCTCCATGTCAGCAGCATCTCAGGCTCTTCAGCAGGCCCTGCCCAGAGCCATTGCCCCTAAACCACTGCAGATGAGGGTGGGTGGAAACCAAATAGTCACTTCAGTGACAGTGGCCCACCAGAACATGCCTTCTGGCCTGCCCTCGCAGCTGCTGGGGCAGATGGGAGGTGGAGGCGGGGCTATGGGAGGCGGGCCTCAGGGAGGAGCCGTCTCACAGATGAGCCCGCCCATGTCGTCGGTGCAGCAGCACACGGCCCTGCAgcaaatgcagcagcagcagcagatgcagcAGCACCTGCAGCACCAccagatgcagcagcagcagatgcacCACCAGCAGATCCAGCAGCAGATGCAGCAGCAACATTTCCAACAtcatctccagcagcagctgcagcagcatcacatgcagcaacagcagcagcagcagcagcaaatgcAGCTCCAGCACATGCAGATGCAGCAGTTGCACCAGCAGCAGATGcagcatctccagcagcagcagcagcagcagcagcagcagcagcagcagcagtcccAGTGTTCCCCAGCACAGCACTCCCCCAGCAATCCCCACTCCACCTCTCTGGGAAGCCCCACGCCGGCCACTCCTCAGCCCCACCCCTCTCAGATCCAGGCCCATGCCCAGGTCCTGTCCCAAGTCAGCATCTA